The DNA window AGTTAATTTAAAGACACCTTTATCTAAGACAAAGCATCACAGTAAAGTGAATTGCGTCTAACCTCGCCATTCCTTTTTGTCTGGACAGGCTATGAAGGAGTCCCCGAATTCTTCAGTGACTTGCTGGACCATATCACGACAGTCCTGCAGAGCCCCGAGGTGCCGGCTGCGCCCGTCAACGGCAGTGCCGCAGAGCAGCTGCCCAGCGTCCTCATGGCTTCGGCGGACCGTGGCTGCGGCACGCCCACAGGCTGCTGCAGCATGCTGGGAAAAGACGGCCACCCCTGGATCGTGGAAGGAGAGAGTGGCAAAAAGACCTCTCACCAGAGACTGGGCTGCAATTCGGCGGTGTCCCCTAATTTCCAGCAGCACTGCGTGGCCACAATAGCCACAAAAGCCTCCTCACAATGACCAGTTTTTCCCAAGTGAACAACAAGTATAAATCTATCCGTAATCAAAGCAAGTGAAACAATACCTTTTCTGATGATGAAttgggatttatttttatttttagttcaaTAGGACTTCTATGGGGACTTGAGAACTCACTTTGAGCTCATACgcttaattgtattattgttttccttttaatctttttttttttttttttcccatccttGTGGTTTAGGTTaaatttctttttttgtttttttgtatctcaAATCATATACAAAGGGATGGGATTAGAATAGAATCCAATGGTTTAAACACTAGAGACAAGATATCAATGCTGTTAGAGAGTAAAGCAGACAAGGGCACTCCTTAAATATAATACACAATGTTTTCACTTTCAGCTTCTCCAAAATGTGACTTTTAATTCCtgtaaattattgtttttaatttgttttgtttttctgtgagaTATAAAACCAGATCCGCAGTAACCCCCCGTCTAAATGTGCTGGTAGTGGACTTGAAGTAGCCTAAGAGACTTGAACACAGCGTTGTAGCAgagaaattaattattttcccctCGCTATTCTCCATAGGAATCCTTACACACTCATCCTTGCACCTGAATTACCATGGCTAGAGATTAACCACATCGTAACTGTGTTTATTTGCACAATGGAAAAATGTATCTGAAGATCTTACTTTGGGAGAAATCACATGACCTTTTACACAAAGTATTTTCacaacaagacacacacacacacacacaaattatgcCCTTTTCTATTGCTGCTACAGAGGTGACGTATCCGTACATGTTAGTGCAGCTAACTTGTCCCTCTTGTTAAAACTTGATCATTATCACTCAACTGAGCTGTAACCTTTGCAGCAGGAAAATACAAATTTCAAACTTGAGCTTCTTCACTTTGAGTAAAGGCCACAGAAACGCACAGACAAATTAAGAACTTGTCTCACAtaatcaacaaaaataaaacaaaatacaaaattgagcCTGTCAGGGACATTTTCTTTGCAATGTGTGCCAGGATAAtgattatttaaagaaaacaatgtaatgaTTCATTTTGCGGCTGCTTTTTAGATGATTGTTAATGAGATCTTACATCTAACCTTCTGGGTTATTTTACCGTGAAATGCTCACAATTACAGTATGACCTACTGTATGTAACACGACTCCTCTCTGTACAGGAAAGGCACATAGTGTGCTAATGATGAAAACTAAGGAAGCTAAGAAAACATTTGCAGTAGCTGTATTGCGGATTGGTGGAATAAAAGTGATGTAATTTCCTGTTACAGTAGCATGTCTTGGGAAAATAGGTTCTACTTTAACAGGTTGGCTGTTTACGTTCTTCAGGACtttactaatttaaaaaaaaaagtgttttaaagaTGTCTGGCAGTTAACTAAAGCTTCAGACCGTTTAAACAAACAGCCAGTTCAATGAAAGGATGAGTGATTTGACTGAACAAATATCTGAAAAACCACACTGCTCCCCTGCATACGTTAAGAAAGAAACTGTATAGCGCATGAAACTACACTGCATTGTTTTCCTGATGGCTGTAACGGTTATGCTGGGCCCTTCTACACTGATAAACCTATGACTGATCAAACACACCACCTCAGATAAATTACCCTCAAAAACCCAGCATGTTCCAATTCAGCAGAAAACTTGATTTTTTTCTCATTCTTTCTGAATGCTTATTTAACAGACGTTTCCATTGTGGTCTCAGCCTGTTACTCAGAGGTTGTCaagaagaaatatatttttggttcatatatatatatatatatatatatatatatatatatatatatatatatatatatatattattattattattattattattcaggaaTTTGTGGATACTTGTCAACAATTGTGAAGTAGGGGAGATTCCATTCCTTGTCTTCTTCCTGTAATTCCTGCATCATTTGCTAgtggtttgtattttgttggcACTTCACACAAAGGGCATTGAACTTCATACTTACTCCAGAATGGTATATTGGATGTTTTGTTCACCTCACTCCACTCAGATTTGAGGCACACAATGCTTTTTACAGTTCTCAGTGGGTTGAGGTTGGGTTTGTAGCATTAATGGTTTGGCATCGTTGCTATTGGCATTATTAGGTttcttggttttgtttatttttttttacacacagagatttgtgtaaaaaaaaaaaaaagaaaaaagtcttAATCaagatcattattatttgtatctgtTGTGTACGCACATTATACAACTAAAGGAAAATCGACTACCCTAAAACTCTACAGAATATTAATTAACTTGTatgattaaatacaaacaaaaacaaagcatgtGTTATggcacacacatgtatatacatttaaatacacattatgtTGATTCTTGGATTTTGTGGACCAGAATTTATATATGATCAATTTTGTAAACTCTGGGAGAGAATAAAGGAAATGAGGATCAAGGTTTCATTCTATAACATTTCAATCTGCCAGTAATCTTGCCCacagttgcattttttttttactcagcTTGGTAATGCTGACCACTGCACAGCTTGGGAGAGGAGAAGAAGGCGTATATAGGGAAGACAGGGAGGTGTGTGTATATCAAGTCTAGGGCTTTCTTTATCTCTGTGAGTGTTGTACGAAAAGATCTGGTGTTAAATCAGCACAGGTCAATATCAGATTGACAATAACAAAACCTGTCTTGCTCGCCTTTGATGAAGATgttaggaaaataaatacacaaatacattaatgaattcattaattcatGAATAACAGCAGTATCTTGTTAAGAATGCAGCCTACACAGTTTTGGACTGACAAAAAGAAGAACACCCATGATTTtatattcagatgttcactgtgagatttgtttgtaattattattttccaaatAGATTGACAttactttattatatatatatatatatatatgtaagcctgaggaacaaaatgaaaatgtgtcctgcagagaaaaataaattaacaacaaTAGGCTGAGGACTGTAGGCCATGAACTGAAAGTGTAGGCGGGGGGGGAGTGTTACCTGAGATTAAAAAAGACTCATTCCGGGGAGACTAATATGccaagaggttttttttttgtttgttttttggtgttCACTGTTGTGTATACTGCTGAACCCACAAGTGCATATTGTGTTCTTGTTTATTGTGCTTAAATGGGAAAGTGTCATTCATccctcgttctctctctcttacctgACCACTTCCTTACCTGATCAACTTCCACTGAATGTTTGCtcttgaggtttttttttttttaaattttaattatgaTAATTTTATTTATCCGTTCtatgagaaaaacaaagcaaaaggaaaaaaaaatctaaattttggtgactttttttttaattaaatgaaacaactgggcaaaaaaaataataataataaattcaaaAATATCAACTTTACGGTCACGGTTGAATGTCTTTTTGATTTTTCGCAGGTTGGAAAGGATCAAATGTGTTCATGTTGGGCAAAGATACAGCTTTATAGAAATGTGGATTGGAAAGCCTGAGTCCATTTAATGTAGTTCTTGAGCTTGAATTGCTAAGATCCATGTTGTGATTTCATTTTAATCGGTGGCTGTTCAGGGATTGctataaaaagaaacatttctggaaaaaatgatGACTGAGGCCTGAGGGATCAATAAGCAAATGCTGGTACAGTAATTAGTGTGTGGATATGGTTAAAAATTGAAGTGTGCTTTCAAGAAGTTTTcaattttatgtattatttagttatttttattggAAGCAAAGACTTGCATCCCTGCCCACCGCCTGTCAGTAcagaacacagagacactgccaTGGTGatgatattttctatttttatccaGTATTGCCAGTGAACTGTATCTTTGTTCTTTACATCAAAACAAACTGAGTTTAACGATTTACCCttgatgtgattttattttgtaatacattttttgtcaGAGCCCTAGCTCCCCCCAAAATAAGAACAGAACAAAGCTCTTATTTATTGTTTGCTGTGGTACACAATTTTGTAActtgcaaaaacattttctaacCACAatatcaattattttctgtactgAAGGATATAAGAGATTCTTTCCTGAAGCAAATGGCTTTCTAGGGCATTTTATTACTGTATTTTGTTACTGAAGCCCCCTTATCCATACTACCTGCTGTATTTGTAGTGAGGGGGTTTCTCGCTGCCCTCTTGCAGGATCAAGGAAGATTTGTGCAGAAATTCCCAGCGGAGCAGATCATAATCAGGATCCATTCAAGAAAAGCAGTTTCGATATATCAGTGTGCTTGTTTTATCATTGTTGCACAtgaaataatagttttattctGACAAGAAGGGATGAAATAATGTTCAGACATTGTCATGACTGCAGTTTTCCATGTTCCTCCTTTCAAATCAGtttttactctctctctctctctctctgggtatTGTGATGGATggcatgcattttatttttttaataacaggCAACCTTTCTAGAAGGAAGATTACACAACCATCTGAAAACTGGAATAACTGGTTTGCTTTTGTAATGATGATGCTGAGATAAGGAGATTAGAGGAGGTGGAGGGGAGATAGCATGTCTAACAGGGCAGAGTTTGCTGTCTGGAGATATGGAGATGGGATTAATTCATTCCTGTGAATTACATGTAACCGTTTAACCGTTGGCACTTATGAAAGATGACTAGTTTAACAGTACCCCCACACACTGGTAGTTATAATGCTCAGAAAGAAAAGTGTATTATTTGCAATAAATCAAATTTTATTCGCTATAGTGCCATTCACAACGAGTTGCCATAGAGCACATTCACAAATTTAAGACAAAGCAAAGACATTGACAATAACGTCACAATGACCATTCTTCACATTGTAACCATCaggcagagaggagagaaaaacaaacccaaatacaaaatCCCTTGGAGAATCCTACATCTCAGGGGGTCCGAGGCCTGATGGTCCACTTCCCCTCCAGGCAGTTAGTTCACAGTGAAAGAAGTCATGGGGGTGGGAGTGAGTTCTTCTTGGGCTTAatgcagaaaaagaaaataaacgaTCAATGTTCTTTTTCTTTCGGAGCATAAGACAAATGTGTGGGTACtatgtgtttctcttttaatgTTCAATTACCTGGCACCTTCTATGCTTTTGGATGTGCATAGGTTTTCCCATTGTTTCTTATAGTTTAATCTCTTGCTATAGAGTCCACATCTTCACCGCTCTGCAAAGCACACGGCAAGACCACCTCTCATCTCCTCCTGTCCTTCTGTCCTACCTATTTCATATGAAAGCATCCAGCTAGGGGGCTTGTTGTGTGAATGTGAACAATTTAGGGCTGGGGAGGGCATGAGAGATCATTGACTAGTCACCAGCAAATGCTTTCTCGGTTTTCCCTCTGCTCCTCTGAGATTCAGTCAGAAGACTGTTCATGTTAGTAACAAGGAAATCGATCTGCAGATGTGATTAAGCTATAGTGGAGTCCCATCGGTACAACAGTTAGGGTTCAAGACTACTGCCGTTTAAGTGTATTTCCATTTTATCTTACTCAGGACGCATTTGCAttggcatttgcatttagtCGAGTTATCACCTGTGCTTTGATCATTAGCTTCCTGCAGTAAATGCCTCTTTGAGTCAACGCTGTAATGAAGATCTTTCTTGTCGTGAAAGGTGAGATCTACCTCAGACACGAGGAAACAAACCCAGACAGACAGCCCATCAGATAACTCCATCCAATTTATTGATTTTCTTAGATAAATTCCCATACAGCACGTATTACAGTTCCAATCATTCCCCTATTAAAAATTATTAAAGTTATTGCATGTGTTTCTTCTTCGAGAACAAAGATCAAAAGTAACTTCATTATTAAGAACAATATTCtagaaagaatacattgtttcaaatggatACACTAACACACCGAGAATATACCGCCCCCTGATGGTAATTTATTAcctttaattcattattaaatTTGTTACATTACCATTAGTGTTGTTGCTATTATAATTCACATCGTTTTGCACAGTgcaaaaaattgtatttgattaGCAGGCGACATACTGTAACAGAGCCCTAGCACACTGAGTGGGAGAGAAGGCAACAGGAGGGGAGTGGGCGAGGGAACGGGAACTGGAGAGGAGGCGGGGGATTGGAGCGTGGGGACGGGGAACAGAGCCAGCAGGTTTTGTGGGGCCAAGACGAAAAACCAGTGTTCTTTCGAGAAATAGAGACACAGAGCCAGGCTTGAAATGCACTTTTGTAAATGGACGAAGGGAGGAGGGGGAAAATATGCCGGTCCAGCCTCCAGCTCAAAGTTTAGCCCCTTCTCAGTTCGTGGAGCTTCTGAGCGACGTTTTCCAGTTCCGATTCGATCGCTGCCAGGCTCTCAATCTCATGGTCCTACACATAaggagaaaacaacaacagatttTTTAAGAATTGATGATATATTTTGATGATATATTGACGATATCTCTTCAATATATTGGAAATGTCAATTTGCTTTTATGCCGAGGCAAAGAAGGACTTCAGTTTAGCTTTCAGAATACAGTCATTTCAAATTCAGCCAGGAGGAAAACTTTTATTACCACAACCATCAAGGTAATCACAAAACTGCAAAGTCTGCTGTTAAATGGTGAAATAAAGTCAGGAGGGGCTTATCTTTGCTTGTTGGAGAACCAATtctcatttatttaataatcatgGTAACAAgggactggaaaaaaaacaccagttGAGGACCTGCTGTTTACTCTGTGATTTATACCGAAAGATCTGCAAACCAGCAGAGGCTCCTGGCAATAAACTGGCTCCATTTGACTGTAAAAGTAATTTAAGTGGACTATGATAAGCACTAGCAAGAGGGTTTTCAATTAATATATTGCCACTGGGCATTTGAGAGACTGTAAAGATGGTGGCAGCAGAAAAGGGCACTATTGCATTTCTAATCAAAACCTGAATACAAAGTGACCTTCACATTAGTGAAGTGCCCAATCATTGTTTTTGTCGGGGATTAGGTGCTTCAGTATTTGCAAAAAGGAATCTATTGGTATTTGTGTAAAACAGTGGTGTGGAGTTGCTTCTTCAGGACTGCTTTGGGGTTAATTTCTAGTGTGACGTGCCTTGTTTCTCAGTTTGATTCACATGACCCTTTCTTTGATTGTTCCCATAGTCCTTTCATGAAGAACTAGTGCCCTAAGACTTAAAGGCTTTTTCTCCTAATCTGTATAATGTGCTGTGAAGCACTGTTCCCATAGACACCAGTCACAGCAGAGGCGCACTGGGGCTGTTGCTACCACAGGTGCCAGATCTCATGGGTTTTGGATCCTATGCTTTCAAGGACAGTTTCTGAGCACAAACCATACAAACACAGGCATGATTTCAGGTCAGGACTGAATGACGGGTCAGACATGGTATTGCTTTAAGAGCTTTTCTTTGGGGGAATATTAAATCATGTTCTAGAAATTAAAGATGGAAGTTCAAGGTCAGTTCAATactgttttttgctttttttattcttcAAGGTGAACTAAATAGGTTACAAAGTGAATTAAACTAACTAACTATCCAAAAAGAGACCGACCTCTGCTTTCCTGCTGGCACTGCCTTCCTCATCACGCTTCTCCTCAGCTTCCTTGAGAGCCATCCTTCTCAGCTCGGCCACCTCTGGGGTCctggccccctccccctctccactGTCCTCCTTGGAGTGGTGTGGCATGCTGGGCGGCTGTTCAGTGAGGTCTCTATTAAGGTGGGGGGGCGTCTGGGAGACCTCTGTGGACTTCCctcccacctcctcctcctcctcctcctcctcctcctgcactCCCCTCACTCCCTGGGAGCGCTTCCTTGAGGACAATTGCTCAGCCAGCTCATCCATTCGACTCCATCGCTTAGAATCCTCTCCATTCTTCTCAACctcctcatcatcatcagcatTGCCTTCCTCCCCTTCAGGGCAgcacttcttcttcttcttttctccctcctcctcctcttcctcttccttctcCTTCACCTTCTCTTCCTCCTCACCCGACCTTCTCTCTTGCCTCTGCTCCTCTCCATCTTTGTCCTCTCCTTCCAGGGACGATTTCTCCTCTTTGGGTACCTCAGGAACAGTGGTCACGGACGTTGTCTCAGTGCCTGAAGACAGAAGGGGGAAAGGCAATTGTTCATTAATGTAAGCTGTACTTTTTTGGAAGTGTACGGAGAAATACTCAAATCAGTGGGAGACAAACTCATTCTAATGATTTTCTTTTAGTCACACCAGCTGGTTGTCACTATCAGGAGCGCTGTGTGTTTTCTCACTGCTTGCTCAACAGGAAATGTGGCACCAGCTGCATTCCTGCTCTTCCTGGGCAGTGGACCGCTATGGACTTATGGGAAATGAATATAGTGTGAAGATCCCCACTGCCACATTCTGAACAACAAGCCAATATtctattttctgtttcttctgtGTAAAATTGCTATACGTAGGCATTGCTCCGCTTTCAGCATTATGAAAAGTGAAGCACTGAACGCTCAAAATGCGTGAGTAGTGTGATCAAATCCATAAATGCAAAGCTACATAAGCCCAGTACTCAAAATAACACCTTTCACACTAATCAAATCCAAAGCCTTTTAAAATTAGAAATCTGAGGCAGTCTGCTCTGGGAAACTGTTTTCCAGACTCTCTTCCATCCGCCGTTATGAAATCAATTTGTGTCCTGCTGTGTTCAGTGGAATTCATAACATCGCACCGTCACCTTCATTCCGTGGTCAGTTTATTAGGTCAATCTGTGCTTTTCCACTCTCGGTGCACTCTGAAAGTCCTATAGAGAACATTAATGCATCTATGGATCTCTTGTACCTGCCATACTTTTTCGAAAGGATGTGAGCTTTTCATGACAGTGTTTATCTACAAAAACATGGCATTTTGAAAGCTTGAAAGGCCTTTTCTattaattgtgttttgtatttctgtgaAATGTGGGATGTGGAACATCTCACTTGTCTGTGGTCTGAAAATCTATCTATCCCTTTAGCAGGCAGATTCCAGGAACAACATCAAATCACTAATATGggcatttgaaaacattttaagagtAATGTAAGCTTAAAAGTTGGCTTGATCTGCTCTTCAGGTCAAGTTATGGACTTTTGTCAGCTTACCGTCTTTGTCAACCTGGGAACTGTCTTCCTCTTCGGTTTCATTCTCAGTGTTGTC is part of the Amia ocellicauda isolate fAmiCal2 chromosome 21, fAmiCal2.hap1, whole genome shotgun sequence genome and encodes:
- the chga gene encoding chromogranin-A, with protein sequence MITRGCLVLTLIVNNVLSLPLSSNHVDKDDAKVMKCIVEVIADTLSKPSPIPISQECLDSLRGDERIISILRHQNLLKELQELATQGASERAQQQKKSNDLADRISAVLEDHVDKDDIADRSMLKALEKPRREGLRGQSQVAAKREAENEVEESLAPEEGSREGNDIEEAKEEGEGENASKHVTNSLSEEGERATTGEEEAEEEGEAMQEKQETPKPRSEEGAESTERDGTALEKKDNTENETEEEDSSQVDKDGTETTSVTTVPEVPKEEKSSLEGEDKDGEEQRQERRSGEEEEKVKEKEEEEEEEGEKKKKKCCPEGEEGNADDDEEVEKNGEDSKRWSRMDELAEQLSSRKRSQGVRGVQEEEEEEEEEVGGKSTEVSQTPPHLNRDLTEQPPSMPHHSKEDSGEGEGARTPEVAELRRMALKEAEEKRDEEGSASRKAEDHEIESLAAIESELENVAQKLHELRRG